From Virgibacillus natechei, the proteins below share one genomic window:
- the cbiQ gene encoding cobalt ECF transporter T component CbiQ has protein sequence MANNGAVEAVTGVSKWAFSWEPRAKLLAAIFFIFGVISLTTPSIAAGAYLISIIAILLSGVSFTLLLKRYLIILPFLLLMTVPLLFGQGLSYTSDNLSFATLIFIKAFTSMTIITIVLDSQSLDQFMNGLAGLKIPSVMITVLILSYRYVFLFLDDIQKMQTAAKSRFFNGGVRIRSLKVYGQLTGMLLIRSLDRADRMYQAMASRGFNGRLRFKESQKITRLDLFKTALASIIIISLVVIEIGYVR, from the coding sequence TTGGCCAATAATGGTGCAGTTGAAGCAGTGACTGGGGTATCAAAATGGGCATTTTCATGGGAACCAAGAGCAAAATTGCTGGCAGCTATCTTTTTCATTTTCGGTGTAATTAGTTTAACCACACCTTCTATTGCCGCTGGTGCATACTTAATATCCATTATTGCAATCCTTTTATCGGGAGTGTCTTTTACGCTATTGTTAAAAAGATACTTAATCATACTACCCTTTCTTTTATTAATGACTGTCCCACTATTATTCGGCCAGGGGCTTTCTTATACATCAGATAATTTATCTTTTGCTACCCTAATCTTCATCAAAGCATTTACATCCATGACAATTATTACGATTGTATTAGATTCACAATCACTTGATCAATTTATGAATGGCCTTGCAGGTTTAAAAATCCCTTCTGTCATGATTACTGTTTTAATCCTCTCCTACCGTTATGTGTTTTTATTTCTGGATGACATTCAGAAGATGCAAACGGCTGCTAAATCGCGTTTCTTTAATGGCGGGGTTCGAATACGTAGTTTGAAAGTTTATGGTCAACTTACCGGTATGCTGCTTATTCGATCACTTGACCGCGCCGATCGAATGTATCAGGCAATGGCATCACGAGGTTTTAATGGACGGTTACGCTTCAAGGAATCACAAAAGATAACGAGATTAGATTTGTTTAAGACAGCCCTCGCTTCTATCATTATCATTTCATTAGTCGTTATTGAAATAGGTTAT